TGTGTACCCTTTGCACCTTGTAGTGATGTGTAAAGCTCTAGTAGATCTCATACCCCCAGGTGGTATTTCAACATCACTGAAGAAGATGAAGTTATCAGTGCTTATATTACCGACCAGTCGATCCAACTTGTTAACAGAGATATCGTCGGccacataagtttcatttagcacCTTCAGTAGTGCATTTCGATGTCCCTCCGAGTTCAGGAGTAAAGCTAGCACAGATATGCGAGCTGGTTGTTTGTGCAGTTGTTCCAGAACCCTGTACTCGCTATGCTTTAGGAACTTCAAGAACTCTCTAGCTTCCCCCTCTTTTATTGGTTCATTGACCAATAGTTCGGGTTCAACCGCATTCCTCTTCTTTCCAGCCGAAGCTTCTTCTCTTATTGGCTCTACTCGAGCTTTCATCTGTTCGTAATGCCTTCCTTCATCCTGATCCTCTTTACTGATTGTATCCTCCTTCCCCGGGATTGTCACATTACAATTGTAATTCCAAGGAACCCTCATGTTATCCTTATATGCAAACACAGTCGGTCTTTGAATGATTACCTTTGGTGTTACTCGTGCCCCAACCTCACTGTTCTGAGGCCGCGAAATGATGACCACAGGATGGTTAGCCTTCGGGACTCCCAATGCCGACTCTGACGCGCATATATGACTCTCCCTCTGAACTCCTTCACAGAATTCCATCTCCTTATTATCCATCATACCCTGTACCATGGCTCTGAACTCCGTACACTCCTGGATTTCATGCACTATTTCATGGTAGAACTCACAGTAGTTCCCTCTCTTTTTACAGCTTCCTTCTACAGCAATTAGTCCCCATTTTTACCATCTCCTTCTAGACCCATCTCAAAGGAGTCTTCACATCCGCAATATCTGTCTTAATCCTTCTGTTTTCATCCATCATATTTATTCTACTGTCAGTATGGTTTGGTAATGGATTTTCCGTTTTAGCTActtcatcaaatttaacaacaCCCATACCAATGAGCCTTTCCACCAATTTTTTAAAGGTAGTAcagttttctatggaatgccctgTGATTCCCGCATGGTAATCGCACTGTGCATTTGCGttgtaccatttggggtacggggGCAGTAAGGGCTTCAGATAGAAAAGGAAAACTACGTGTGTGTCAAATAAATTTCGGTACAGTTCCTGTACGACATAGGAATTGGCGTGAATTGGGGCCTCTCAGTATTTTACCTTGTACCAGCCTCCTGTCTTGACGAGCTTTGCTGATTGGcaaccacctttcttggctgactCACTGTCACTGACCTCGAGTAACCCTTGCTGTACATGCTCGCATTGTTCACCTTGTTCTCCTTCCTCTTCGAGGCTGATCTTCTGTTACTCTCTCCCGCATCGATCTTCCCGCTCCTGATGGTATTCtcaatcatctcgccattcatgactatgtcagtaaagctttttgtggcacttcctaataTATGTGTAATGAATGGTGCCTTCAGGGTGTTAATGAACAACatggtcatttccttttccaagaGCGGTGGTTGAATTTAGACcgcgacctccctccatctctgtgcgtactgcctgaagctttcactcggcttcttctccatgttttgaagggtgattctatcaggagccatgtctgtcacataaatatattgtttcatgaacAATTGTAccaagtccctccatgaaccaatcgtggCACAACTCAACtaattgtaccatttggatgctgcccctgcaaGGCTGTCTTGAAAACAATGTATAAAGAGTTGGTCGTTGTTAACATATCTCGCCATTCTTCTGCAGAACATCGTGATATGAGCTTCTGGGCAacttgtcccattgtacttttTGAACTccggcatcttaaacttatgagggagCACCAAGTCCGGaactaaactcagctctttGGCATCAGTGCCTCGATAACTTTCAGCCACCTCCATTGCCTTGAACTTCTCCTCAAGCCACTTGTATCTTTCTTCTAACTGTTTCGGTAACTCCtctttcattctttccttctcaaccacttcatcaaagtcaggaatgacagagttaataggattattttCGGGATTAAATCCCAGTCCAGCTTGGAAGCTCGAAACACCAGCCCGAAACTGCTGCGACATGATGGTGACAGTAGATTTGTACGGGTATACATGTAgaggggtgaaacctggaggatagagaggttcatcatcatttccctcatcgacatttgccatggggccctttcctttatcacttcCCTTAGTTATCAGTTGGGTTAAGTTTGCCACTATATCTTCTTGGGATTctcgcatcttctcagacatctcttgtttcatcttgtctaaccgcCTCCGCTTTTCAGAGTAAGTCGGTCCTGCATCTCCTTTTGACAGTGTTCGAGTTTttccaatctctgatccatatctttcGTCTTTGCCCGAGTGCTGTATCGGTGTTGGGTTGGTTAGTtagtttccaggttaactgagcaatgattttagttaattaggatcaattaaaagttttcaatgcatatgatgcgatgCATGAGATGAATGCAAGAAAGGCGTTAATTATGATTCAATTCCACTTGgaaaactttattagaaaacaCATCTCTTTACATAGAATAGACTACAAATACGACTTCACCCTAACACTTAAGACCTTGATCTTTTTAAGCAACGAGGCTAACTCTTGTCCCCCGTCTGACTCCAATTCATACGTTACGCTCAACGTGTCAGCTTGTACTGCCAAAGTTTGTAGGTGATCtgctacttctcgaatctgaaCCAAAGCTTCTCCCATAACACGATCTCTACTTTTGACCTAATTCTGCAAATGGTGAAACTGTTCGCTTTGACGATCTTCGTTTGCCTCTAAATACTCGATTCTGGCTTCACAGTTCTGAAATGCCACCTCTAATTCTTCTATAGTTTTCTTCATTTACTCGATCCTGCTTAAACTTGCTTGCAGTTCCACCACTGAATTGCGATTTCGATATTGATGAACTATTTTCTCAAGCTCGGCCACTCTAGCCCTTAGCTCATCCCTGTCcttttggctttctgacaaactcttttcgAATGACTTATTTTGCGTCTGAGACTCCTGAAACTTCTTTTCCCATCTGTCAGATTTGGCATTTTCTTCTTGAACCTCCTGACGCCACTGTTCTGAGGTTTTTCCCAACCCAATAGTTCTCACTGACAAACGTAGTCTCTTATAATCAGTCTTCAAGCTGTTCAGATCTTCCTCGACTTTGCGCTTCCCTTTTCTCAGGCCTTCGGTTTCCATCTTCTGAACATCTATGTCTAACTTTAAATTCAccttttcttcctccatttgctctatTCTCTTCTCTAGCTCTGCATTCCTTCTTTCGAGGTCTTGCTTTATGATTTCTAGTTCAGAAGGGACGACACGCAAATGCTCCTCTATCGACTGACTATTTTCTAGACTTGGCCTAGGAATGTTGTCATTAATCCTCCTAACACACCATTCGCTATACTCAGAAGTTGTCATTGGACCCACAGCTAATCTCTTCATTTGCCGAGTCTGATTCCATGCATTGGCCATCTCACGAGCCTTCCTCTTATAGCTATCATCCTTATACGAGAATTCACACTCAGCTAGTCCCTGAGTGGCAGGCACAAACTGTCTTGACCTGTCTTGTCTTAGTACTAGCAATGGGGCATaaccaacagctccccaaatcTCGAGCAACGGAACCTTGTCAAAATCCCCACACCGATataggatctcatctggaagcaaccaCGGAGCTCTCCACTTGATATTCTCCTCTTGCAGATTCTAAAAGATTGCCATCCATTTCTCCTCTGGGATGTCATCTCTCCTTGACGTCGCCACTATCTCTTTCAATGGTGAATAACTTTCAGAAAAGACctgatatgaaattttatcaaccttccaaaagtggtTGTGGAACCACGCAAGTAGTAGCCGcgcacatccaataaatctaccCTCTCCCGCTCTTCGACATGCATTCAATGACCtaaaggtttctgccaaaattacCGGGACTGGTGTAACTCTCTTATCAAGCCGATCAAATAAATCAGTGACCGCCTCGTCAACATGTCCCAAAATCTTAGGAAACACAATTAAACCATATATACTTAAGGCAAAGACATCTACTTTCTTCCTCGCATCTGGGTGTGCTAAAATGAGGTCCCCCAAACTTTTCCAAGGAATGCACCTACTATCCCCTTTTTGCTTAATCCGAGCTgtaacccactgctcactcatccctgttataTTCATCAGCTTCTTCAAGAAGGTCGGCACATTTACCGCTTTCGAATAAATTCTATCTACCTGAACCTTCGAACACCGAAGTAAAGCCGTGTACTCCTCTATTGTAGGCACCAAATCAACCTTCCCGAATGTGAAGCAATTGTAGGCCGGATTTCAAAACTGAGCAAGAGCTCGAAATAgatgcttgtctaccttcatgTCAAGTAAATAAGGCAGATCCCCATAATTTAAATAGAATAACAGCCTAACCTCATTATCCCATTGATCCCAAATCTCCTTCAACTCCTGCAAGTTGTTTTGAGCTACGCTAACACGAGTGAAGTCTCATAACTCTGATACGTACACCACAGCCAAACTATCACCTCTTTCACGCTGTATCTTCTCAGACCAAGTTCGGGCAGCCGCATTGTCTTCCActctatcaagaaacccatttcccatgataagctttctatttggcaaccgaatatgaaccaacacctttataatgaaatgtcatgcattcatgatgtcatgcaatcaaaacaaaataacccaagtcagtatcacaTATAGAGATATAATCCAATATAAGATAGCAAGAACACTTATTCAGGAATCTACTAGGGTTTTGgaatagttctacctagggcaagttcctaaagctcactatatgaggcttactttctagagtaagggtactcaaaccagtagattcctcgatcctcacccattataggctcatgtggatcgagttcagttcagggggacacatttccctatggctgcacggagatgaaaatctcacgaagacataggtacagatgtatcccggaagcggtccactaccctgcacggaggtgaaaacctcacgaaggactagtttctcgcccCCACTTAAAGGgtgaaatgcaaaatgcaaatgcaaagttgTCAACTTTTCAAGATGAAAAATCAATGAATGCGAAGAGAActcatgaaattttttaaaaaacttttgattttcgacacaaagacaaatataatcagtttatggctcgactctcgatgtccccagcggagttgccaagctgtcgaaaccatcttttgaaaataaaaatttagttgtcgacttttaaaaaataaaaactagagtcgccaccgatcctttattaaggtgtgatcggctcaccttaaaatggttttggtctacgaaatttgagaaaatgagtcCGAGAGTccgttacgcacgaggaaggattagcaccctcgtaacgcccaaaatcggtaccaaattgattctttaatgtcttggtgtcgaaaaattgaaaagattttaaaaggaaactttttatcTCATGAATGCATCAAAATAATaggacattcttatttcaaagaaataaaataccacacccagtgagttagggcacaatatttttaaatcttcaaaataccggaatattgccttttgcttttggaAATTCTTATCTCGAGATGTCAAAATCTcaggaccagtaagttaggacccaacatttttgaattcccgagaataaattttcatttaaaatttgcaaatttaatgcaaaatgaatacttagcgttctaaattcatcgaaaaataaccgcgatccagtaagttaggacacgatctttctcgagaatcacgaatgccaaatatttaaaaataagaacgATTTTAATGCTTCGACGAAACCAAATgtatatttcctttgaaaacatgataaaatgttaatgcatatatatgtatacgaAAATCATGAGAATGAATCAATAAtacaatatacatacattttagaaataataaacataatgtattagtaaattatgagaatatagatatataggtatataaaaaatgcttataaaagttttgaatgatgcatgaatatatattcacaaaagtaaaaagaattcgaaatcaaaatataagagtatatatatatatatatatatagaagttgaaacataaatatatatatatgtataaaaatataggtaGGCGTGCCACgtaaaacatgcataaatattttatatattataaaaacatgcAAGTATACTAGATAAAAAATGCAGATATGTATCAAATAAAAGAACGAAGCatgtatgaataaaataattataatagttataataataataataataataataataataaaaccatagtttaacataattataataaaaaaatgaagaaaatagtttcaaaaaaaaaactaaattgaacttaaaaagaaaaaaatgggtaaattcgAAGCAAATTTAAAGACAGGACCACATTGTATATGCGCGCAAtagtggaggaccaaaagggaaattattcccGCCTTCCTAAACGCTGCGCCGCATGGGACCAGATTGAGGCAAAATTAAAATGTGCGGCCCAAatttaaaacaagtaaaaaggTTTAATTGAAGCACGTTGCAAAAGGGAAGGCCTAGATGCGCAATTAGACCTTTAAAGccaaacgcgcggatcctccccttcggGTCGGTCACCGCGCTGGTCAAGGCTTGgacaaaacggcgtcgttttgtatttctatttaaaacaacattttcttaaaatcatttGTAACAGaggataagaaaaataaaaataaaaagaacccCCCTTTCCCTAAAATCGTTTTCTGCTAGGGTTTTAAACCCAGACCGCCGCAACACGCCATCGCTTCAAGCCTCAGCCCTCCGCCGGACCTCCAATTTGAGCGCGGCAAACGTGGGCTTCATCGGCGAAGCTTCGAAGGTAAACCCCTCACCcttttttgtattatttcttaaaaaaaacaaaataaaaagaataaagcatatattaaaaaaatcggTTCACCTTAGAAACTTTGTACTCTCAGtgtttctttcaattttcttgtgTATTTCTCTGTTATTAGTCCTTTTACAGATTAAAGAATGACCTTTTATAGgtcgaaagaaagaaaataaactgaatacaaattgttgttttttctttcGGGACTCTTTGAGTCCACGTTTTTGCAGGTGTCGCGGAGCGACGTGCATGGAGAGGAGTCGATCTCTGAGTCCTGCGGTGACTGGACTCCTGCTGGAGGCGTTGGGTGCGACGTGGGGCTGCTGGGTGCGCTTGAGGGCTTGCTGTGGCGCTCCTTGCTGCTTAGGGCTAgggcttcttttttttgtttttttgttctgGGCTTGGATTTGTTTTGGGCCGCTTATTTGTTGGGTTTGAactgtttttttgttttgttcggACCCAGGCCAATTGGGccttattacaattttaatataatttttacatatgGTTAAACTTGTAATAAATTTTTGCATAGATAAATAGATTTATTAGTttgacatatatataaatatatttttttataaaatgtttacttttacttaagttaatttttaaataaaagaaaaaatatttaaccatATACTCATGACTGTTATAATAGCAATgatgtcaattaaattaaaacttaatcaaTTATAAATAGTTATACAATTAAcccttttataataatattttattgtaactGTTAAGCTTGTTATACAACCgatttttatattagttttatgtcaaatttgtaacgccccaaaattcttatttttgttatagTGAAAATGTGATACAATTGTGTATTGACATttgtggttaagtgttctaggtgAGTTTGGGAGGTCTTGAGTTCAAGTCCTAACTATGG
This genomic window from Gossypium raimondii isolate GPD5lz chromosome 10, ASM2569854v1, whole genome shotgun sequence contains:
- the LOC128033881 gene encoding uncharacterized protein LOC128033881, which produces MNGEMIENTIRSGKIDAGESNRRSASKRKENKVNNASMYSKGYSRSVTVSQPRKVVANQQSSSRQEAGTRLIGMGVVKFDEVAKTENPLPNHTDSRINMMDENRRIKTDIADVKTPLRWECTEFRAMVQGMMDNKEMEFCEGVQRESHICASESALGVPKANHPVVIISRPQNSEVGARVTPKVIIQRPTVFAYKDNMRVPWNYNCNVTIPGKEDTISKEDQDEGRHYEQMKARVEPIREEASAGKKRNAVEPELLVNEPIKEGEAREFLKFLKHSEYRVLEQLHKQPARISVLALLLNSEGHRNALLKVLNETYVADDISVNKLDRLVGNISTDNFIFFSDVEIPPGGMRSTRALHITTRCKGYTLVGVLVDNGSALNVLPLSTLNRLPVDRSHMKSCQNVVRAFDGTKRRVMGRIDIPLLIGPTVYEVDFLVMDIKPSFNCLLGRPWIHSAGAIPSSLHQKLELVSEGRLVTINAKEDIIASVTNDAPYLEASDDAIQCSFRSLEFVNATLILEGNKIPTPRILKTTKMGLQLTVGKGALLEKGLGKYLQGRVEAPVLKDKQDRFGLGYKPDTRQRRIE